In a single window of the Candidatus Hydrothermales bacterium genome:
- the sat gene encoding sulfate adenylyltransferase: MELVQRLIPKGKEIPIEKDLKKIEVDEDTLFDLEKIAIGSFTPLEGFMTKDELQSVCEKGRLLNNHPFTIPVLLQIDRETFKQIPHSGELLISFKGEIFGMVEVEEVYELDLNYVSKKVFGTESTEHPGVLHLKSKGDYAIGGKVWLFKRPKHPFSEYELTPEETRKIFRENNFKTVCAFQTRNAPHIAHEYLQRIALEITDCLFIHPILGKKKEGDYSNDIILRSYRVLIDNYFPRERVVLSGLTTPMRYAGPKEAVFHAVVRKNYGATHFIVGRDHAGVGNFYDPYAAHRIFDEYPDIGIEIIKVKSVFLCKKCDGVVSENTCPHSESFREYISMTKIRDALRSGSQGVKKILRPEVYEILRESFKNE, translated from the coding sequence ATGGAACTTGTTCAGAGATTAATACCTAAAGGTAAAGAAATCCCAATAGAAAAAGATCTTAAAAAGATTGAGGTTGACGAAGATACTCTTTTTGATCTTGAAAAGATTGCTATTGGAAGCTTTACACCACTTGAAGGCTTTATGACAAAAGATGAACTTCAAAGTGTTTGTGAAAAAGGAAGATTACTAAATAATCATCCTTTTACTATTCCTGTTTTACTTCAAATAGACAGGGAAACATTTAAACAGATTCCTCATAGTGGTGAACTTTTGATTTCTTTTAAGGGAGAAATATTTGGTATGGTAGAGGTCGAAGAGGTGTATGAGCTTGATTTAAATTACGTCTCTAAGAAAGTTTTTGGAACCGAATCAACTGAACATCCAGGTGTACTTCATCTTAAATCAAAGGGAGATTATGCTATAGGAGGTAAGGTATGGCTTTTTAAAAGACCAAAACATCCTTTTTCTGAATATGAACTTACACCAGAAGAGACAAGAAAAATTTTTAGGGAAAATAATTTTAAAACTGTTTGCGCCTTTCAGACAAGAAATGCTCCTCATATAGCCCATGAGTACCTTCAAAGGATTGCACTGGAAATAACTGATTGTCTTTTTATACATCCCATTTTAGGGAAAAAAAAGGAAGGTGACTACTCAAACGATATTATTTTAAGAAGTTATCGTGTATTGATAGATAATTATTTTCCAAGAGAAAGGGTAGTTCTCTCAGGTCTTACTACACCAATGAGGTATGCAGGTCCAAAAGAGGCAGTTTTTCATGCTGTAGTTAGAAAAAATTACGGTGCAACTCATTTTATAGTTGGGAGGGATCATGCAGGAGTTGGCAATTTTTATGATCCTTATGCTGCTCATAGAATTTTTGATGAGTACCCAGATATAGGTATAGAGATCATTAAGGTAAAATCTGTTTTTCTGTGTAAAAAATGTGATGGGGTAGTTTCAGAAAATACATGTCCTCACAGTGAAAGTTTTAGAGAATATATCAGTATGACAAAAATTAGAGATGCTCTTAGAAGTGGATCACAGGGAGTTAAAAAGATCTTAAGACCAGAAGTTTATGAGATTTTAAGGGAAAGTTTTAAAAATGAGTAA
- a CDS encoding alkaline phosphatase family protein has protein sequence MSKKKLYALGLDGVPFSLLSDFCEKNITCYLRKIFEEGDIKKMYSVYPTLSSVAWATLLTGKYPGSHGIFGFIDVRDDLSLFIPNYRDIKVKTLIEILSDYDKRVLHINLPITYPPPEVRNTVCISGFLAPSVDRAVYPRNLRDFLLKEKYVIDLDPWMAQDDRKKKVFYNELFTVTEKRFKVCEEIIKKEDFDVIMLNIMETDRLLHFFIKDFDKLRDYFSFLDKRIGLFFEKNLKDEDELIIFSDHGSKELKKSLNIFYLLKSRGLLKFKGNLTYDFRNIIETSKVFTLAPGRIYLFKKERFPKALYRENEIREEVENFLKELGNYEGIGGYKNKYEIFGKEFISSAPDFIIIPEIGYDLKSEFNLDELYVHSPIVGVHSFDDAFIYIRGRKIVKDNVKIVDFTPTLLSLLNINYKDNFDGEVII, from the coding sequence ATGAGTAAAAAAAAACTTTACGCCTTAGGCCTTGATGGGGTTCCTTTCTCTCTACTGAGTGATTTTTGCGAAAAAAATATAACCTGTTACCTAAGAAAAATTTTTGAGGAAGGTGATATAAAAAAGATGTATTCAGTTTATCCTACTCTTTCATCAGTTGCTTGGGCAACTCTTTTAACTGGCAAATATCCTGGTTCTCATGGAATTTTTGGATTTATCGATGTGAGGGATGATCTCTCTCTTTTTATACCTAATTATAGAGATATTAAAGTAAAGACTCTTATTGAAATTTTATCCGATTATGATAAGAGGGTTTTACATATAAATTTACCGATTACTTATCCACCTCCTGAGGTTAGAAATACAGTTTGTATTTCAGGATTTCTTGCTCCAAGTGTAGATAGAGCAGTTTATCCCAGAAATTTAAGGGATTTTCTTTTAAAAGAAAAGTATGTCATTGATCTTGATCCATGGATGGCACAAGATGATAGAAAGAAGAAAGTTTTTTATAATGAACTTTTTACTGTGACAGAGAAAAGATTTAAAGTTTGTGAGGAAATAATTAAAAAAGAAGATTTCGATGTAATTATGTTAAATATTATGGAGACTGATAGACTTTTACACTTTTTTATTAAAGATTTTGATAAATTAAGAGATTACTTTTCTTTTTTAGACAAAAGAATCGGTCTTTTTTTTGAAAAAAATTTAAAAGATGAGGATGAGCTTATTATTTTTTCAGATCATGGTTCTAAAGAGTTGAAGAAAAGTTTAAATATTTTTTATCTTTTAAAGTCAAGGGGATTATTAAAATTTAAGGGAAATTTGACTTATGATTTTAGAAATATTATCGAAACATCTAAGGTTTTTACGCTTGCACCAGGTAGAATATATTTATTTAAAAAAGAAAGATTTCCAAAAGCCCTTTACCGGGAAAATGAAATAAGGGAGGAGGTGGAAAATTTTTTGAAAGAATTAGGAAATTACGAAGGAATAGGGGGTTATAAAAATAAGTATGAAATATTTGGTAAAGAGTTTATAAGTAGTGCTCCTGATTTTATTATTATTCCAGAAATAGGTTATGATCTTAAGTCAGAGTTTAATTTAGATGAGCTATATGTTCATTCACCTATAGTGGGGGTTCATAGTTTCGACGACGCCTTTATATATATAAGGGGTAGAAAAATCGTTAAAGATAATGTTAAAATTGTAGACTTTACTCCCACACTTTTGAGTTTATTAAATATAAACTATAAGGACAATTTTGACGGAGAGGTAATAATATGA
- a CDS encoding NAD(P)-dependent oxidoreductase: MLFGLSDLLGRSLYKKLKEKDFKIIGFSKRKKDWFSDEFFYFDNFSDVELEADFFIYLAAISGEFQVEKNYLEALEVNLIFPIRVLEKIKSGHFIYISSASVYDNTLFPEEEDAKFRSSLYGSQKFAGEGLLLVLSKKKNLKFTSIRFPRIFGPFMERNPIADFLKALREKRDTVYLYDDYSARYEYIFSYDAACYIISVMELSLEGIYNCGSGVVKSVEEIKDIFEKLTRKKFKVEFLKRRKGVDVLNSEKIKKILKKTMTDFEEALKRTIEEEKLL; the protein is encoded by the coding sequence ATATTATTCGGTCTTTCGGATCTTTTAGGAAGGTCACTTTATAAAAAGTTAAAAGAAAAAGATTTTAAAATTATAGGTTTCTCAAAAAGAAAAAAAGATTGGTTTAGTGATGAATTCTTTTATTTTGATAATTTTTCTGATGTTGAATTAGAGGCTGATTTTTTTATTTATCTAGCTGCTATTTCTGGGGAGTTTCAAGTAGAGAAGAATTACTTAGAAGCCTTGGAGGTTAATTTAATTTTTCCTATTAGGGTTCTTGAAAAGATTAAGAGTGGTCATTTTATTTATATTTCTTCGGCAAGTGTCTATGATAATACTTTATTTCCTGAAGAGGAGGATGCTAAGTTCCGTAGTAGTTTATACGGTTCACAGAAGTTTGCAGGAGAGGGGCTGCTTTTAGTTTTAAGTAAGAAAAAGAATTTAAAATTTACTTCAATTAGATTTCCGAGAATTTTTGGTCCTTTTATGGAAAGAAATCCTATTGCAGATTTTCTAAAAGCTTTAAGAGAAAAAAGAGATACTGTTTATCTTTATGATGATTATTCTGCAAGGTATGAGTATATATTTTCATATGATGCAGCTTGTTACATTATCTCTGTAATGGAGCTTTCTTTAGAGGGTATTTATAACTGCGGTAGTGGTGTTGTAAAATCCGTAGAGGAAATAAAGGATATTTTTGAAAAGTTAACAAGGAAAAAATTTAAAGTTGAGTTTTTAAAGAGGAGAAAAGGAGTAGATGTTTTAAATTCTGAAAAAATTAAAAAAATTTTAAAAAAAACTATGACGGATTTTGAAGAGGCATTGAAAAGGACTATTGAAGAAGAAAAATTATTATAG
- a CDS encoding MiaB/RimO family radical SAM methylthiotransferase, with product MIKFSIFTIGCRTNIAESEKLRALLISKNFVYTEDIKEANYIFINTCTVTHKADRDSKKIFNRVRRINKEAQIFITGCATDLFKEEKNVKILKFGELLANLDHLGEEPKILPPDKSGHSRYFLKIQEGCDYQCSFCIVPFKRGKAKSVDLTSLIKETEIAISKGYREIVLTGTQIGDYGKDLDKKINLGFLIEELLKIDQNFRIRLSSLHPSHVNEIFELLTEKRIPPHLHIPLQSASEKILKDMKRPYTLKFFDRILEKILKINRKFSIGTDLIVGFPTEGEKEFRETLDYAEKAPFSYIHIFSYSKRIGTEAAKLESLDPKIISERMKIIKELDHKKRLNFLNSLLHKVAEPVYEQKEDDFLKGLCEYGFSVKFKGNNIKKGEIVKTYIYGTENTYLLGYKI from the coding sequence TTGATCAAATTTTCTATTTTTACAATTGGTTGTAGAACAAACATAGCAGAAAGTGAAAAGTTAAGAGCTCTTCTTATATCTAAAAATTTTGTATACACTGAAGATATAAAAGAAGCAAATTATATATTCATAAACACATGCACTGTTACCCACAAGGCAGATAGAGACTCAAAAAAAATTTTTAACAGAGTTAGAAGAATAAACAAAGAGGCACAGATTTTTATAACAGGCTGTGCTACAGACCTTTTTAAAGAAGAAAAAAATGTTAAAATTCTCAAATTTGGGGAATTACTTGCAAACTTAGATCATCTTGGAGAAGAACCTAAAATTTTACCCCCAGACAAGTCAGGACACTCAAGATATTTCTTAAAAATACAGGAAGGATGTGACTACCAGTGCTCCTTCTGTATTGTTCCTTTTAAAAGAGGTAAGGCAAAATCTGTGGATTTAACCAGTCTAATAAAAGAAACTGAAATAGCCATATCAAAAGGTTATAGGGAGATAGTTCTTACCGGTACACAAATTGGAGACTATGGAAAGGATCTAGATAAAAAAATTAACTTAGGTTTCCTGATTGAAGAACTTCTTAAGATTGATCAAAATTTCAGAATAAGGTTATCTTCTTTACATCCATCCCATGTTAATGAAATTTTTGAACTTTTAACCGAAAAAAGGATACCCCCCCATCTTCATATTCCTCTTCAAAGTGCATCAGAAAAAATCCTTAAAGATATGAAAAGACCCTACACACTGAAGTTTTTCGATAGAATTCTAGAAAAAATTTTAAAAATAAATAGAAAATTTAGTATAGGAACGGATCTTATTGTAGGTTTTCCTACAGAGGGAGAAAAAGAGTTTAGAGAAACCTTGGATTATGCTGAAAAGGCTCCATTTTCGTATATTCACATTTTTTCCTATTCAAAAAGAATAGGTACAGAGGCCGCAAAACTAGAAAGCCTTGACCCCAAAATAATTAGCGAAAGAATGAAAATAATAAAAGAATTAGATCATAAAAAAAGACTAAATTTTTTAAATTCTCTTCTACATAAAGTAGCGGAACCAGTTTATGAACAGAAGGAAGATGATTTTTTAAAAGGACTCTGTGAGTATGGATTTTCAGTTAAATTTAAGGGTAATAACATAAAAAAGGGAGAAATAGTAAAAACGTACATATACGGAACTGAAAATACTTATCTTTTAGGATACAAGATTTAA
- a CDS encoding DNA/RNA nuclease SfsA — MEKIKGIFLERINRFACKVDTDGKEQEAFLPDSKRLSRIIERNDEVILATTRGKFPYKIIATKLDNLWIFLDNLIVGNFLEEEIEKGNLPVFKNWKIESKKEKINSYKVDLILKKKNKKMLCKINYCLSAINGISTFPDTLNLGRIKDIKELTKKKREGKSSAIIFVAPREDVKDFAPNSTISLSYSKNLYKAILEGVEIYLVVIGLDPSNFSLKINLCKKLDILEILRNEYHIWRYPEVFIKNFEKIKREIFIEMVGTTCYHCSFEENFYDFLDFARERGLYFKVKEITSKPGKLYATLRLNFY; from the coding sequence ATGGAAAAAATAAAAGGTATTTTTTTGGAAAGGATAAATAGATTCGCATGCAAAGTGGACACAGATGGAAAAGAGCAAGAGGCTTTTCTCCCTGACTCAAAAAGGTTAAGTAGGATAATAGAAAGGAACGATGAAGTAATTTTAGCTACCACAAGAGGAAAGTTTCCCTATAAGATCATTGCGACAAAATTAGATAATCTTTGGATCTTTCTAGATAATCTTATAGTAGGGAATTTTTTAGAAGAAGAAATTGAAAAAGGAAATTTACCAGTTTTCAAAAATTGGAAAATAGAGAGTAAAAAAGAAAAAATTAATAGCTATAAAGTAGATCTGATTTTAAAAAAGAAAAATAAAAAAATGCTCTGCAAGATAAACTACTGTTTAAGTGCTATAAATGGAATATCAACTTTCCCCGATACGCTAAATTTAGGGAGAATAAAAGATATAAAGGAATTAACAAAAAAGAAAAGAGAGGGAAAATCATCAGCAATTATATTTGTTGCACCCAGGGAAGATGTAAAGGATTTTGCACCAAACTCAACCATCAGCCTAAGCTACTCAAAAAACCTTTACAAAGCTATACTTGAAGGAGTCGAAATTTATCTTGTAGTTATAGGACTTGATCCTAGTAATTTTAGTCTAAAAATTAATCTATGTAAAAAGCTTGATATTCTTGAAATTCTTAGGAATGAGTATCACATATGGAGATATCCTGAAGTTTTTATAAAAAATTTTGAAAAAATTAAAAGAGAAATTTTTATAGAAATGGTAGGAACTACATGTTATCACTGTTCCTTTGAGGAAAACTTCTATGATTTTCTAGATTTTGCAAGAGAAAGAGGCTTATATTTTAAAGTAAAGGAGATTACAAGTAAGCCGGGGAAACTCTACGCAACACTAAGGCTAAACTTTTATTGA
- a CDS encoding Rrf2 family transcriptional regulator translates to MMIKRETDYALRSLIYLSQNKGRIVDVFEIAKERSIPPTFLAKILQKLKKRGIVNSVKGKGGGFYLLKNPKDISVLDIIEIMQGPIYLNFCSVNRKKCKFSNICNMYPLWVNMKKKIEEELKKINFKNLKKEVKLCQK, encoded by the coding sequence ATGATGATAAAAAGAGAAACCGATTACGCCCTAAGAAGTTTAATTTACTTATCTCAGAATAAAGGCCGAATTGTTGATGTTTTCGAGATTGCCAAAGAGAGGTCTATACCTCCTACGTTCTTAGCAAAAATTCTTCAAAAATTAAAAAAAAGAGGAATTGTTAATTCTGTGAAAGGAAAAGGAGGTGGATTTTATTTATTAAAGAATCCCAAGGATATAAGCGTTTTAGATATAATTGAGATAATGCAAGGTCCAATTTACTTAAATTTTTGTTCTGTTAATAGAAAGAAATGTAAGTTTTCTAATATATGTAACATGTACCCATTATGGGTTAATATGAAAAAAAAGATAGAAGAAGAGCTTAAAAAAATAAATTTTAAAAACTTAAAAAAGGAGGTGAAATTATGTCAGAAGTAG
- a CDS encoding peroxiredoxin — protein MSEVVKIGQKVPNFELETFDPATGKFGKFSLAEAINNKKWVILVFYPADFTFVCPTELSDVAEKYDELKKLGAEVVSISTDTKYVHYAWFKHEKSIQNIRYPMGADPKGAVSRLFGVYDENTGLALRGTFIINPEGVLVSSEITYYNVGRNAEELLRKLQAYAYCWDKPEETCPAKWKPGMKTLKPSEELIGKVYEALK, from the coding sequence ATGTCAGAAGTAGTAAAAATTGGTCAAAAAGTACCAAACTTTGAACTTGAAACCTTTGACCCAGCAACGGGTAAGTTTGGGAAGTTCAGCCTTGCAGAGGCAATAAATAACAAAAAGTGGGTGATCCTGGTATTTTATCCTGCAGATTTTACGTTCGTCTGTCCAACAGAACTTTCTGACGTAGCAGAAAAGTATGACGAACTTAAAAAGTTAGGAGCTGAAGTAGTTTCTATAAGTACTGATACTAAGTATGTCCACTATGCCTGGTTTAAACACGAAAAATCTATTCAGAACATCAGGTATCCTATGGGTGCAGATCCGAAAGGTGCCGTTTCAAGACTTTTTGGAGTCTACGATGAAAATACAGGACTTGCGCTAAGGGGTACCTTTATTATTAATCCTGAGGGGGTTCTTGTATCCTCTGAAATTACATATTACAATGTTGGCAGAAATGCTGAAGAGCTTTTAAGGAAGTTACAGGCCTATGCATACTGTTGGGATAAACCAGAAGAGACATGTCCAGCAAAGTGGAAACCTGGAATGAAGACACTTAAACCCTCTGAGGAATTGATAGGGAAGGTATATGAAGCATTGAAGTAA
- a CDS encoding FAD-dependent oxidoreductase, translating to MKNIKVVVVGGGFGGLEVISYLLYRLTKKVDITLVSDQDYFLFKPNTIYIPFGKDPKELTFSYLDAAKKFGINFLKASLLDIDPSKQRVYVDGKTLDYDYLVVAVGAKMAPEEVSGLSEYANTIWTPEEMLKLRDSVNKLIESAKEGKRQEVLFLVPPNNKCSGPLYEIVFMLDTYLRMKKVRDKVNIVYTTYEKSFIQAFGPRLHKVVSEEFEKRKITGYTEYVVEKVEQKEVKYKNGKSLPFDLLISFPPYLSSVKLSSLKTDERGFIKTKMETRQTVDYPNIYAVGDIGDFPVKQAFLALLQAGTVAEHIYSEIEKKDFKSPFVPTSMCIMEQLDKATFARVPLEVTQMPEQPVKVKESEIEKYKVGSSPVWRLGKKLLGMYLPWRFRNLRPFHAGPAWSVMEFGLNIMVKLFTS from the coding sequence ATGAAAAATATAAAGGTAGTTGTAGTTGGTGGAGGCTTTGGGGGTCTTGAGGTTATATCTTACCTCCTATATAGACTTACAAAGAAGGTTGACATCACTCTTGTATCTGATCAAGACTACTTCCTTTTTAAGCCTAACACTATATACATACCCTTTGGAAAGGATCCTAAGGAACTTACGTTTAGTTATCTTGATGCTGCCAAAAAGTTCGGAATAAATTTTTTAAAGGCTAGTCTTTTAGATATAGATCCTTCAAAGCAGAGGGTTTATGTAGATGGTAAAACTCTCGATTATGACTATCTTGTCGTAGCAGTTGGAGCGAAAATGGCCCCAGAGGAGGTAAGTGGTCTTTCAGAGTATGCGAATACAATATGGACTCCAGAGGAGATGCTCAAATTGAGAGATTCTGTAAATAAGTTAATTGAGAGTGCTAAGGAAGGTAAAAGACAAGAAGTTTTATTCCTTGTTCCACCAAATAACAAGTGTTCTGGACCACTCTATGAAATTGTTTTTATGCTTGATACTTATTTGAGAATGAAGAAGGTAAGGGATAAAGTTAACATAGTCTATACAACTTATGAAAAAAGCTTCATTCAGGCTTTTGGACCAAGGCTACATAAGGTAGTTTCAGAGGAGTTTGAAAAGAGGAAAATCACTGGTTATACAGAATATGTTGTAGAGAAAGTTGAACAAAAGGAGGTCAAGTATAAAAATGGTAAATCTTTACCTTTTGATCTTCTTATTTCTTTTCCACCTTATCTATCTTCTGTAAAACTATCTAGTTTGAAGACAGATGAGCGAGGTTTTATCAAAACGAAAATGGAAACAAGACAGACTGTAGATTATCCAAACATATATGCGGTTGGTGATATTGGAGATTTTCCTGTAAAGCAGGCTTTTTTAGCTCTCTTGCAGGCAGGTACAGTAGCGGAGCACATATATTCAGAAATAGAGAAAAAAGATTTTAAGTCTCCTTTTGTTCCTACCAGTATGTGTATAATGGAGCAACTTGATAAGGCTACCTTTGCCAGAGTTCCTCTTGAGGTTACTCAAATGCCGGAGCAACCTGTGAAGGTTAAAGAGTCTGAGATAGAAAAGTACAAGGTAGGATCCTCGCCGGTTTGGAGGTTGGGGAAGAAGTTACTTGGTATGTATTTACCGTGGAGATTTAGGAATTTAAGGCCTTTTCATGCAGGACCAGCTTGGAGTGTTATGGAGTTTGGATTAAATATAATGGTAAAACTTTTTACTTCTTAG
- the lpxK gene encoding tetraacyldisaccharide 4'-kinase, with amino-acid sequence MNPLVFFISARNLILKRISKKFPYTSIGVGGISMGGSGKTPLVIEIIKFLLDKKIKVALLTRGYKRKEKKLVTVFENLEVKVSEIGDEAFLIFQKFNIPIGVHKDRLLAARELQKNRDISIFVLDDALQIKKFYFDLNIYVTDEKEILNHEKFPPLGLMRDFRNELFNGDLIIINRKMKEMRTYRIPFLDKRKKLYFFANYILKCFKNYRGEVIIPSKRDYVLLVTGIAAPLSLKRFIAKNFVLREHLKFFDHHYFSQKDMDKILKIREKLKCDYIITTEKDFVRIPLKEDFIIYPEIQMNIEKKFYDYLSSFVEKVNSSQEC; translated from the coding sequence GTGAACCCTTTAGTTTTTTTCATTTCAGCAAGAAATCTAATCCTAAAGAGAATTAGCAAAAAATTTCCTTATACTTCAATAGGAGTGGGAGGTATTTCAATGGGAGGAAGTGGAAAAACTCCCCTTGTGATAGAAATAATTAAGTTTTTGTTAGATAAAAAAATTAAAGTTGCATTACTTACACGAGGCTATAAAAGAAAAGAGAAAAAATTAGTGACTGTTTTTGAGAACTTAGAAGTTAAAGTTTCTGAAATAGGAGACGAAGCTTTTCTAATTTTCCAAAAATTTAATATACCAATAGGCGTTCATAAAGATAGACTGTTAGCTGCAAGAGAACTTCAAAAAAATAGGGACATATCAATTTTTGTACTTGATGATGCCCTTCAGATAAAAAAATTTTATTTTGATCTCAACATTTATGTTACCGATGAAAAAGAAATTTTAAATCATGAGAAATTTCCCCCACTTGGATTAATGAGAGATTTTAGAAATGAGCTTTTTAACGGTGACCTAATCATTATTAATAGGAAAATGAAAGAAATGCGTACCTATAGAATTCCATTTCTTGATAAAAGAAAAAAATTATATTTCTTCGCAAATTATATCTTAAAGTGTTTCAAAAACTATAGGGGAGAAGTAATTATTCCTTCAAAGAGGGACTATGTTTTACTTGTTACGGGAATTGCTGCTCCTTTATCTTTAAAAAGATTTATAGCAAAAAATTTTGTGCTTAGGGAACATCTAAAGTTCTTTGATCATCACTATTTCAGTCAAAAAGATATGGATAAGATCTTAAAGATTAGGGAAAAATTAAAGTGTGATTATATAATAACGACTGAGAAAGATTTTGTTAGAATTCCTCTAAAAGAAGATTTTATTATCTATCCGGAAATTCAAATGAATATAGAGAAAAAATTTTATGATTATTTATCTAGTTTTGTAGAGAAGGTAAATTCCAGTCAAGAGTGTTAA
- a CDS encoding LptF/LptG family permease, producing the protein MKLKITISKVDKYIFFSLIPPFLYSIILLLMIMLLDKIFDLADLVFKKKIPFIVVLEILSLSIPYMLALVIPMSMLVSTLYVFGNLGQDREILALSTSGISLLRITRVPLFFSIILFLFLIYFNGFFVPNVNHLLKQKIYYMYRYRPSIAIKEGVFNEIGNMSIYIEKKEGNGDILKNIRIFQKEEEISQIINAKEGLIERVKNGYILILKDGMIKEKKEGEISVRRVEFKEYKIYIEDKREEEIGIVSKSDRELTLRELLLNIERNLEKLRKNKEENKFLFLETQRYWVEVHKKFSIPFASIVFVIIGIPLAKIFGKAGWGSAFGISIIVFTIHYILLVVGEELADRGMISTFLAMWTGNILTLLTGIYLLYKTR; encoded by the coding sequence TTGAAGCTAAAAATAACAATATCAAAAGTAGATAAATATATATTCTTTTCGTTAATTCCTCCCTTTCTTTATTCAATTATCTTACTCCTCATGATAATGCTTCTTGATAAGATTTTTGACTTAGCCGATCTAGTTTTTAAAAAGAAAATACCTTTTATAGTTGTTCTTGAGATACTTTCACTTTCAATTCCCTACATGTTAGCTCTTGTGATCCCTATGAGCATGTTAGTTAGTACTCTCTATGTATTTGGAAACCTAGGACAAGATAGGGAAATTTTAGCTCTTTCAACAAGTGGAATCTCACTTCTTCGAATTACAAGAGTACCACTCTTTTTTTCTATTATACTTTTCTTGTTTTTAATATACTTTAACGGCTTTTTTGTTCCTAATGTTAATCACCTACTTAAACAAAAAATTTACTATATGTATAGATATAGACCATCTATTGCAATAAAGGAGGGAGTTTTTAACGAAATAGGAAACATGAGTATATATATCGAAAAAAAAGAAGGAAACGGGGATATATTAAAAAATATTAGAATTTTTCAGAAGGAAGAGGAAATTTCACAGATTATAAATGCAAAAGAGGGCTTAATAGAAAGGGTAAAAAATGGCTACATTCTAATTTTAAAAGATGGCATGATAAAGGAGAAAAAAGAAGGAGAAATAAGCGTAAGAAGAGTTGAATTTAAAGAGTATAAAATTTACATTGAAGACAAAAGGGAAGAAGAGATTGGAATTGTATCTAAAAGTGATAGAGAGCTAACCTTAAGGGAGCTTTTATTGAATATAGAAAGGAACTTAGAAAAATTAAGAAAAAATAAAGAAGAAAATAAATTTTTATTTTTAGAGACGCAGCGTTACTGGGTAGAGGTGCACAAAAAATTCTCTATACCATTTGCAAGTATTGTCTTTGTTATAATCGGTATCCCTCTTGCAAAGATATTTGGAAAAGCAGGCTGGGGATCCGCCTTTGGAATCTCAATAATAGTTTTTACTATCCACTACATTCTTCTTGTTGTAGGTGAAGAACTTGCTGATAGAGGTATGATTTCAACCTTTTTAGCAATGTGGACCGGAAATATATTAACACTCTTGACTGGAATTTACCTTCTCTACAAAACTAGATAA
- a CDS encoding iron-sulfur cluster assembly protein: MLSKEKILEKMKNVYDPEIPVNVVDLGLVYDVKIEEGGKVNILMTLTAPGCPIYSYIAEQVKRELKTLEGVKEVNVEFTFDPPWSPERVTEEGKEALRSMGFDI; the protein is encoded by the coding sequence ATGCTATCTAAAGAAAAAATCCTTGAAAAGATGAAAAATGTTTATGATCCAGAAATACCAGTTAACGTTGTAGACCTTGGACTTGTGTACGACGTAAAAATTGAAGAGGGAGGAAAAGTAAACATATTAATGACCCTCACAGCCCCAGGATGCCCCATATATAGCTACATAGCCGAACAGGTAAAAAGAGAATTAAAAACCCTCGAGGGAGTAAAAGAGGTTAACGTTGAATTTACCTTTGACCCACCATGGTCACCAGAAAGAGTAACTGAAGAGGGAAAAGAAGCACTAAGATCAATGGGGTTTGATATATAA